The Desulfomicrobium escambiense DSM 10707 genome has a window encoding:
- a CDS encoding IS3 family transposase (programmed frameshift): MKKSRFSESQIIRILKEADGGRKVADICREHGVSQATYYQWKAKFGGMEASDIRRLKELEEENSKLKRMFADLSLENEALKDVIGKKALRPAEKRDLADFLHSEHGLSERQASAAQGLSRTVYRYEPKPRDDSPIIEALLGLADRYPRYGFGKLFAVLRRHGFRWNHKRVYRVYCLLKMNLRRKGKKRLPSRNPQPLAVPPCANVCWSIDFMHDALASGQRFRTFNVLDDFSRECLAIEVDTNLPAARVLRVLDRIVAWRGLPLRMDNGPELISVLLADWAEKNGVALEFIQPGKPTQNSYIERFNKTYREEVLDFYLFKSLTEVKEITENWLRQYNEERPHESLGDLTPAEFLMKNSPKEVSTFGWH; this comes from the exons ATGAAGAAATCTCGGTTTTCGGAGAGCCAGATCATTCGGATTTTGAAAGAGGCTGATGGCGGTCGCAAGGTTGCCGATATTTGCCGTGAACACGGCGTGAGCCAGGCAACCTACTACCAATGGAAGGCCAAGTTCGGTGGCATGGAAGCCTCGGATATCCGCAGGCTCAAAGAGCTTGAAGAAGAGAACAGCAAGCTCAAGCGCATGTTCGCCGATCTCAGCCTCGAAAACGAGGCCTTGAAGGACGTCATCG GCAAAAAAGCTCTGAGGCCAGCCGAGAAGCGCGATTTAGCGGATTTCTTGCACAGTGAGCATGGCCTTAGTGAACGGCAGGCAAGCGCTGCGCAGGGTCTTAGCCGGACAGTGTACCGGTATGAGCCCAAACCGAGAGATGATTCGCCGATCATTGAAGCGCTTCTGGGACTGGCCGACCGGTATCCTCGTTACGGTTTCGGCAAGCTGTTCGCAGTATTGCGCAGACACGGTTTTCGCTGGAACCATAAACGCGTCTATCGGGTATATTGTCTTTTGAAGATGAATCTCCGGCGTAAAGGGAAAAAACGCCTGCCCTCGCGAAACCCGCAACCACTGGCGGTTCCGCCGTGCGCGAATGTCTGCTGGTCCATTGACTTCATGCATGACGCACTGGCCAGCGGTCAAAGGTTTAGGACTTTCAACGTGCTGGACGACTTCAGCCGTGAGTGTTTGGCGATCGAAGTCGACACGAATCTGCCAGCGGCAAGGGTATTGCGGGTTTTGGATCGGATAGTGGCTTGGCGCGGGCTTCCTTTGAGAATGGACAATGGGCCGGAGCTGATTTCCGTGCTGCTGGCCGACTGGGCTGAGAAGAACGGCGTGGCATTGGAGTTCATCCAGCCAGGCAAGCCAACACAGAATTCGTACATTGAACGGTTCAACAAGACCTACAGGGAAGAGGTCCTAGACTTCTACCTGTTCAAGTCCCTCACGGAAGTGAAAGAAATTACGGAGAATTGGCTGAGGCAGTACAACGAGGAGCGGCCCCACGAGTCTCTTGGCGATTTGACCCCGGCAGAGTTCCTCATGAAAAATTCACCCAAGGAAGTCTCTACTTTTGGATGGCACTAA
- a CDS encoding ABC transporter transmembrane domain-containing protein — MKFLENHTVNLLRRSLSYFLPYKLLIVASFAALGVVALSTAGAAYLVQPALDEIFIKKDATSLVIVPFLLVAVFLAKGLGLFVQKFLMSYCGTKVLEQLRYELFAKIICLPMDFFGETRVGMLMSRIISDVNLISASLPELIRLIQHSLTMVGLIGLVLYRDMQLAFWACLVFPLAVYPVIYFGRKLRKIGRKYQSELADISSHLQESFNGLRVVKAFASEEYEKNKFRHVSNNLARIGIKGKMYNQLSSPIMELIGAVGAGLVIWYGGSQVIAGNRTPGEFFSFMTALIMLYDPFKSISQANNTIQQAMAGAERVFEILDSAELVEETGGTLEYTPPFTVLSFERVSFSYPGAPEPALKGINLTINAGERIALVGQSGAGKTTFAHLVPRFHDCTEGVIRLNGRPLRDYTLASLRTNIGIVSQDPFLFNLSVRDNIAYGQPGTDHILVEQAAKAAYAHDFIMELPQGYDTVVGEKGVKLSGGQKQRLTIARAIMKNPTLLILDEATSALDTESERIVQQALDNLMKGRTSIVIAHRLSTVLSADRIIVMRNGEIVSQGTNEQLLQTCPLYTKLYTLQFEGQK; from the coding sequence ATGAAATTCCTGGAAAACCATACTGTAAATCTGCTTCGGCGCAGCCTGAGCTACTTTTTACCGTACAAGCTGCTTATTGTCGCCTCTTTTGCGGCCTTGGGCGTTGTCGCGCTCAGCACAGCAGGAGCTGCATACCTAGTCCAACCAGCTCTTGACGAAATTTTTATCAAAAAGGACGCTACCTCACTGGTCATTGTTCCATTTCTTCTTGTCGCTGTCTTTCTTGCAAAAGGACTTGGGCTCTTCGTACAGAAGTTTCTCATGTCCTACTGCGGAACAAAAGTTCTTGAGCAACTGCGATATGAGCTGTTTGCGAAGATAATCTGCCTGCCGATGGATTTTTTTGGCGAAACCCGCGTCGGGATGCTCATGTCCCGCATCATCAGCGATGTGAATCTGATCAGCGCCAGCCTGCCGGAACTCATACGGCTCATACAGCACAGCCTGACCATGGTCGGACTGATCGGCCTTGTCCTCTACAGAGACATGCAGCTCGCCTTCTGGGCCTGTCTTGTCTTCCCGCTGGCAGTCTATCCAGTCATCTACTTCGGACGGAAGTTGCGCAAAATCGGCAGAAAATACCAATCTGAACTGGCTGATATTTCCTCCCACCTCCAGGAGAGCTTCAACGGGCTGCGGGTGGTGAAGGCTTTTGCTTCCGAGGAGTACGAAAAAAACAAATTCAGGCATGTCAGCAACAACCTGGCTCGCATCGGCATCAAAGGGAAGATGTACAACCAGCTCTCTTCCCCGATCATGGAACTCATTGGAGCCGTCGGCGCCGGGCTGGTCATTTGGTACGGCGGCAGCCAAGTTATTGCCGGAAACCGGACTCCCGGAGAATTCTTCTCCTTCATGACAGCCCTGATCATGCTGTACGATCCCTTCAAATCCATCAGCCAAGCCAACAACACCATCCAGCAGGCCATGGCAGGGGCGGAGCGCGTCTTCGAAATTCTTGATTCGGCGGAACTGGTTGAAGAAACCGGCGGCACGCTCGAATACACCCCCCCGTTCACCGTGCTGTCCTTTGAGCGTGTGAGCTTTTCCTATCCGGGAGCGCCGGAACCGGCTCTGAAGGGCATCAACCTGACAATCAACGCAGGTGAGCGCATCGCCTTGGTCGGCCAGAGCGGCGCCGGCAAAACGACCTTTGCGCACCTGGTGCCGCGTTTTCACGATTGCACGGAGGGTGTAATTCGTCTGAACGGCCGCCCATTGCGCGACTACACGCTGGCCAGTCTGCGCACGAACATTGGAATCGTGTCTCAGGACCCGTTTCTCTTCAATCTGTCGGTACGAGACAATATCGCCTACGGGCAACCGGGCACGGACCATATCCTGGTGGAGCAGGCGGCAAAGGCAGCCTACGCCCATGACTTCATCATGGAACTGCCCCAAGGCTACGACACAGTCGTCGGCGAAAAAGGCGTGAAGCTCTCAGGGGGACAGAAACAGCGTCTGACCATTGCCAGAGCCATCATGAAGAACCCTACACTTTTGATCCTGGACGAAGCCACGTCAGCTCTGGATACCGAATCCGAGCGCATCGTCCAGCAGGCGCTGGACAACCTCATGAAGGGGAGAACCAGCATCGTCATCGCACATCGCCTCTCCACCGTGCTCTCCGCAGACCGGATTATCGTCATGCGAAACGGTGAAATCGTCAGCCAAGGCACCAACGAACAACTCCTGCAGACCTGCCCGCTGTACACCAAGCTCTATACGCTTCAGTTTGAAGGTCAAAAATGA
- a CDS encoding O-antigen ligase family protein: MNGNFFYNCSYNIFNTSFYSKENINSFSYNLLRIGFCIFILTLPIGKAPSNVGAVIALIGLTGYYSTNYYKSNFYNLERLKWIYILFISFLFFKIFHNINISNGWYGFYTNTVGAFTLFLIGLEFIRNEKDIKLLVVLFAIAGFYEGLDGIYQYVTGFDLIRGDAPLGGPTGIRLTGSFKTYRVGNYMSLVLPVALATWFILPIAWKKFSKFAFMTALLTPGIFLLAGSQTRSGLLGFFVATTASLILLNAISWKGFVGCGTVLGSALLFVKRTSFEMIMRDGRIKELWPYAWKVFESAPLLGVGLNSYNPGVHALGLKFHMHSQSIQHPHNIYLQFLCEMGIVGLAILLFFLLTYMLWALRRIVNNRSRNQGVSWKLTSCFWAAFLGYMASGISAHDFFRTWWLGMAFSILGILLGCSLALKTEAEAEIVYATNDCATA; this comes from the coding sequence ATGAACGGAAATTTTTTCTACAATTGTAGCTATAATATTTTTAATACATCATTCTACAGTAAAGAAAATATAAATTCATTTTCTTACAATTTGCTTCGCATAGGATTTTGCATATTCATCCTGACACTCCCAATCGGAAAAGCGCCCTCAAATGTTGGAGCAGTCATAGCTTTAATCGGGCTTACCGGATATTATTCAACAAACTATTACAAATCAAATTTTTATAATCTGGAAAGATTAAAATGGATTTATATCTTATTTATCTCATTTTTATTTTTCAAAATATTTCATAACATTAACATATCAAACGGCTGGTACGGATTCTACACAAATACTGTAGGAGCATTTACACTTTTCCTCATTGGCCTGGAATTCATTCGGAATGAAAAGGACATCAAACTTCTTGTCGTTCTTTTCGCAATCGCCGGATTTTACGAAGGACTTGACGGAATATACCAATACGTCACGGGATTCGACCTGATACGGGGCGATGCACCGCTCGGCGGACCTACGGGGATTCGACTGACAGGATCATTCAAGACATATCGCGTTGGAAACTACATGTCGCTTGTCCTCCCTGTGGCCTTGGCAACATGGTTTATTTTACCGATAGCATGGAAAAAGTTCTCAAAATTCGCATTCATGACCGCCCTGCTTACACCCGGTATCTTTCTCCTTGCAGGATCTCAAACCAGAAGCGGCCTGCTGGGCTTTTTTGTGGCGACAACCGCCAGCCTCATCCTGCTCAACGCCATTTCCTGGAAGGGATTTGTCGGCTGCGGGACAGTGCTGGGCAGCGCCTTGCTCTTTGTCAAACGCACGTCGTTTGAGATGATCATGCGCGACGGTCGTATCAAAGAACTCTGGCCGTACGCCTGGAAAGTCTTTGAAAGCGCCCCCCTGCTCGGCGTGGGCCTGAACAGTTACAATCCTGGCGTACATGCGCTAGGTCTCAAATTCCACATGCATTCGCAAAGCATCCAGCACCCACATAACATCTACCTCCAGTTCCTGTGTGAAATGGGCATCGTCGGCTTGGCGATCCTCCTTTTCTTCCTGCTGACCTATATGCTCTGGGCATTGCGCCGCATCGTCAACAACCGCTCCAGGAATCAGGGTGTCTCCTGGAAACTGACCTCTTGCTTTTGGGCGGCATTTCTGGGGTACATGGCTTCGGGAATTAGCGCTCACGACTTCTTCCGGACATGGTGGCTTGGGATGGCGTTCTCAATCCTCGGCATTCTTTTGGGATGCAGTTTGGCGTTGAAAACTGAAGCAGAAGCAGAAATAGTATACGCTACAAATGATTGTGCCACGGCATGA
- a CDS encoding class I SAM-dependent methyltransferase: MCPVCGELISAGQASYHLLCKNCKYEKSRFKPAINSIEAHKRVDEILREKALCELRQRNFRALVNKLKELQANKRARLLDVGAGHGWFLDAASRDFDVMGVEPDERVFAAAKSQGRSIRFGYFPEALFEDEKFNIIVFNDVIEHVSDIKMVLAACHDRLNTGGLLLLNLPSSRGIFYRVAKFLHRMGFKLYFDRLWQRDMPSPHIHYFNSDNLNRIVSRFGFAEICRGSLPSLRFKGLFTRISYVGSYNFVTSCALYCIIVVMLPFLKLFPSDIIYSIYKKK; this comes from the coding sequence ATGTGCCCAGTTTGTGGTGAGTTAATAAGTGCCGGTCAGGCATCGTATCACCTATTGTGTAAAAATTGTAAATATGAAAAGTCTCGTTTCAAGCCAGCAATAAACAGTATTGAGGCGCATAAGCGTGTTGATGAGATTTTAAGAGAGAAGGCATTGTGCGAACTTAGGCAGAGAAATTTTAGAGCTTTGGTTAATAAGCTTAAAGAGCTACAGGCAAATAAACGTGCTCGCCTGCTGGATGTTGGCGCTGGTCATGGTTGGTTTCTTGATGCCGCAAGTCGTGATTTTGACGTAATGGGTGTGGAGCCAGATGAGCGAGTTTTTGCTGCCGCAAAATCTCAAGGAAGGTCAATTCGATTTGGCTATTTTCCTGAAGCGCTTTTCGAGGATGAAAAATTTAACATCATTGTTTTCAATGACGTTATTGAGCATGTGTCAGATATAAAAATGGTACTTGCTGCTTGTCATGATCGATTAAATACGGGCGGGCTGCTCCTGCTTAACTTGCCTAGTAGTCGGGGAATATTTTACCGTGTTGCTAAATTTCTTCATCGAATGGGATTTAAATTGTATTTTGATCGGCTATGGCAGAGGGATATGCCTTCTCCGCACATACATTATTTTAATTCGGATAATTTGAACCGTATTGTCAGTCGTTTCGGATTTGCAGAAATCTGTCGTGGATCCCTTCCAAGTCTTCGTTTTAAAGGTCTTTTTACGCGTATTTCATATGTTGGGAGTTATAATTTTGTAACGAGTTGTGCATTATATTGTATTATCGTAGTGATGTTGCCTTTTCTTAAATTATTTCCTAGTGATATAATATATTCTATATATAAAAAAAAATAA
- the wbaP gene encoding undecaprenyl-phosphate galactose phosphotransferase WbaP: protein MKRKINSLAMAGIFAVSDFAGLLLVWCLSVWVRYAFGGQFGLLLYWHLVPCLGLFLVSNALVGLYPGILLSPPEELKKLSQSTSVIFLAMSGAVFLSKQGELYSRGIFLMAWLGALLVLPLFRSLLRRKAHAMDWWGHPVVILGAGKTGREVCKALAREHRLGLRPVAFFDDDPRKIGTLIQGVPVEGGLQSAGNLTRGYRDAVAIVAMPGVSPARLVEILEGPASEFRRLILIPDFFGASSLWISAFDLGGILGLEVHQKLLDPRRQWVKRCMELGLIFFFLPLILLLSLAIAIWIKQDSSGPVFYRQKRIGLDGRDILIWKFRTMVQDADDALTECLAVDPVLRAEWDQNHKLACDPRITRVGRILRKTSLDELPQLWNVLRGDLSLVGPRPIVWDEVDKYQGGFALYKKVKPGLTGLWQVSGRSDTSYAERVRLDAYYVRNWSVWFDIYILIKTPGEVFRCRGAC from the coding sequence ATGAAAAGAAAAATCAATTCTCTTGCCATGGCCGGTATATTTGCCGTTTCGGACTTCGCAGGGCTGCTGCTGGTCTGGTGCCTGAGTGTTTGGGTCCGTTATGCTTTTGGTGGACAGTTTGGGCTTCTCCTTTATTGGCACCTTGTTCCGTGTCTGGGGTTGTTTCTTGTGTCCAATGCTCTTGTCGGTTTATATCCTGGAATTCTGCTCAGCCCCCCTGAAGAACTCAAAAAATTATCGCAGTCCACTTCTGTCATATTTCTTGCCATGTCCGGTGCGGTGTTTCTTTCGAAACAGGGAGAGCTTTACTCGCGGGGCATTTTTCTCATGGCTTGGTTAGGAGCCCTTCTGGTGCTTCCACTGTTTCGCTCTTTGTTGCGTCGTAAGGCCCATGCCATGGATTGGTGGGGGCATCCCGTCGTGATATTGGGTGCGGGTAAAACCGGGCGGGAAGTGTGCAAAGCCTTGGCTCGTGAGCATCGCCTCGGGCTACGGCCAGTTGCATTTTTTGACGACGATCCACGCAAAATCGGGACCCTCATCCAAGGCGTGCCGGTCGAAGGGGGGCTCCAATCCGCAGGGAATTTGACCAGAGGATACCGGGACGCAGTCGCCATCGTTGCCATGCCTGGCGTATCACCTGCGCGTCTCGTGGAAATATTGGAAGGGCCGGCATCCGAGTTTCGCCGCTTGATTTTGATCCCCGATTTCTTCGGCGCGTCTTCGCTGTGGATTTCAGCCTTTGATTTAGGCGGAATTTTAGGTCTTGAGGTTCACCAGAAGCTTCTTGATCCGCGCAGGCAGTGGGTAAAGCGATGTATGGAGCTCGGGTTGATTTTCTTTTTTCTGCCGCTCATTTTATTGCTGTCTTTGGCGATAGCCATCTGGATCAAGCAAGATTCCTCCGGCCCAGTCTTTTATCGCCAAAAGCGCATCGGGCTGGACGGCAGGGACATTCTTATCTGGAAGTTTCGGACCATGGTTCAGGATGCTGACGATGCGTTGACAGAGTGCTTGGCAGTTGATCCAGTTCTGCGTGCCGAATGGGATCAGAACCACAAGTTGGCTTGTGACCCGCGCATCACCCGTGTGGGGCGCATTTTGCGAAAAACAAGCCTGGATGAGCTGCCCCAACTCTGGAACGTTTTGCGCGGGGATTTGAGTCTGGTAGGTCCGCGTCCCATTGTCTGGGACGAGGTGGACAAATATCAGGGCGGCTTTGCTCTCTATAAGAAGGTTAAGCCCGGATTGACCGGGCTTTGGCAGGTTTCCGGGCGAAGCGATACATCATATGCCGAGCGGGTCCGTCTGGATGCCTATTATGTTCGTAATTGGTCGGTCTGGTTTGATATCTACATTTTGATCAAGACGCCCGGTGAAGTGTTTCGTTGCCGTGGAGCCTGCTGA
- a CDS encoding glycosyltransferase → MNICFVNSTNKWGGVKSWTLDVACGLATRGNHAVIVGRPGPFVDKARDMGLEAMGLSFGPDFNPLLISRFIGMFRKGKIDLIVVNVGKDMRTAGVAAKVLGIPVVHRVGLAGDMLNTWKVRLMHKWVRPSILVPCEQIKEGLLQELPHLRSEEVTVVLTGKEPAPAPPATAHFPLRFISTSQVNEDKGHRDVLEALADLKKRGYDFFYDIVGTGRIETELKALTSRLDLDDRVVWHGFQKDVRSALRQSDIFLLPSFSEGLPNTLLEAMAEGLACVARDIGGVNEVWPHQAQRLLLPASSGASHVAAVLESLLETEVEDILGLGKIFWNAANENSLRIMSDKIELFFQARGACR, encoded by the coding sequence GTGAACATCTGTTTCGTCAACTCCACAAATAAATGGGGCGGCGTCAAGAGCTGGACCCTGGACGTTGCCTGCGGTCTGGCCACACGGGGCAATCACGCCGTCATTGTCGGACGCCCGGGGCCCTTTGTCGACAAGGCTCGCGATATGGGCTTGGAAGCCATGGGACTCTCCTTCGGCCCTGATTTCAACCCGCTGCTGATTTCACGCTTCATTGGGATGTTCAGAAAAGGTAAGATCGATCTGATTGTCGTCAATGTCGGCAAGGACATGCGTACGGCCGGCGTCGCGGCCAAGGTTCTCGGCATTCCTGTCGTGCACCGGGTCGGGCTGGCAGGCGACATGCTGAACACCTGGAAGGTACGCTTGATGCACAAATGGGTGCGGCCGTCCATCCTTGTCCCCTGTGAACAGATCAAGGAGGGCCTACTGCAGGAACTGCCCCATCTCAGATCGGAAGAGGTCACGGTGGTCCTGACGGGCAAGGAGCCGGCGCCGGCGCCGCCTGCCACGGCGCACTTCCCTCTGCGCTTCATCTCCACCAGCCAGGTCAACGAGGACAAGGGGCACCGAGATGTTCTCGAAGCCCTGGCCGACCTGAAAAAACGCGGGTATGATTTTTTTTATGACATTGTGGGGACCGGACGCATCGAGACTGAATTGAAAGCGCTGACGTCCCGGCTCGACCTTGACGACCGGGTCGTATGGCATGGGTTTCAGAAGGATGTGAGGAGCGCGTTGCGGCAGTCGGACATTTTTCTTCTCCCTTCCTTCAGCGAGGGACTCCCCAACACCCTGCTTGAAGCCATGGCAGAAGGACTGGCGTGCGTGGCCAGGGATATCGGCGGAGTAAACGAAGTCTGGCCGCACCAGGCACAGCGTCTGTTGCTGCCCGCTTCTTCCGGCGCATCACATGTCGCTGCCGTCCTGGAAAGCCTGCTCGAAACCGAAGTCGAGGATATCCTGGGACTCGGCAAAATTTTCTGGAATGCAGCAAATGAGAATTCGCTGCGCATCATGTCCGATAAAATTGAACTTTTTTTCCAGGCACGAGGAGCTTGCCGGTGA
- a CDS encoding glycosyltransferase family 2 protein, translated as MIVNEKPKIAVVIPCYNVRKHILDVVAAIGPEVFRIYVVDDCCPYGSGSFLKENTHDERVVVIRHDRNRGVGAAVMTGYQAAIDERMEVIVKIDGDGQMDPSLIAEFVLPIIEKEADYTKGNRFFNLESVKSMPKIRLFGNAILSFMTKLSSGYWNLFDPTNGYTAIHADVAKHLPFSKISKRYFFETDMLFRLNTLRAVVLDVPMVAKYADEVSGLKISKIAAEFMVKHLKNFLKRLFYNYYLRDLSLASIELPIGLVLLTFGAIFGGYHWINSASANSVTSSGTVMLAALPVLMGIQFILAFLGHDISSVPTRPISRSLQVRALCHKMDDDCMLKGK; from the coding sequence ATGATAGTTAACGAAAAACCAAAAATTGCAGTAGTAATCCCTTGTTATAATGTCAGGAAGCATATTCTTGATGTTGTAGCTGCGATCGGTCCTGAGGTATTTCGTATTTACGTAGTTGATGATTGTTGTCCATATGGCTCCGGTAGTTTCTTAAAAGAGAATACTCATGATGAGCGTGTTGTAGTAATACGCCACGATCGCAATCGAGGTGTTGGCGCAGCCGTGATGACTGGATATCAAGCAGCTATCGATGAGCGTATGGAAGTCATAGTTAAAATTGACGGCGACGGACAGATGGACCCATCGCTTATTGCTGAATTCGTTCTGCCCATAATTGAAAAAGAAGCTGACTATACTAAGGGGAATAGGTTTTTTAATCTGGAATCTGTCAAGTCGATGCCGAAAATCCGCCTGTTTGGAAATGCCATACTTTCATTTATGACAAAGCTTTCGTCTGGTTATTGGAATTTATTTGATCCAACAAATGGTTATACTGCGATTCATGCTGATGTTGCCAAACATCTCCCTTTTAGTAAAATCAGTAAACGTTACTTTTTTGAAACAGATATGTTGTTCAGGCTGAATACACTTCGTGCCGTTGTACTTGATGTTCCCATGGTAGCTAAATATGCCGACGAAGTTAGTGGGTTAAAAATTTCAAAAATTGCTGCTGAATTCATGGTTAAGCATCTTAAAAATTTCTTAAAGCGCTTGTTTTATAATTATTACCTTCGTGACCTTTCGTTGGCTTCAATTGAATTACCGATTGGGCTTGTTCTCTTAACTTTTGGAGCTATATTTGGAGGTTATCACTGGATTAATTCGGCGAGTGCTAACTCAGTTACTTCGTCAGGGACTGTGATGCTGGCTGCTTTGCCCGTCCTGATGGGGATACAATTTATCCTTGCATTTTTAGGGCATGACATATCGTCCGTCCCAACGCGTCCTATTTCCCGAAGTCTGCAGGTTCGCGCATTGTGCCACAAGATGGATGATGACTGTATGTTGAAGGGAAAATAA
- a CDS encoding EamA family transporter, with product MNLSQTILILFTVLSLSLGQILFKLAAEKINFSLAGILSLFNINLLVALLVYFFATGMWLFVLKQIPLRIAYPYAALAFIFVPLLGHFIIGEKIYWNTFVGASLILVGVLISSLK from the coding sequence ATGAATTTGTCGCAAACAATATTGATACTCTTTACTGTGCTATCATTGTCTCTAGGGCAAATATTATTTAAACTCGCAGCAGAAAAAATTAATTTCTCACTTGCGGGTATTTTAAGTCTGTTTAATATTAATTTGCTAGTTGCTCTGCTTGTATATTTTTTTGCAACAGGGATGTGGCTTTTTGTACTTAAGCAGATTCCATTGCGCATCGCTTATCCATATGCGGCATTGGCGTTCATTTTTGTGCCTTTGTTAGGTCATTTTATAATTGGTGAAAAAATATATTGGAATACTTTTGTTGGTGCATCATTAATATTAGTTGGTGTTTTGATTTCATCTTTGAAGTAA
- a CDS encoding glycosyltransferase family 2 protein, which produces MSINISVIIPSLNATRVLKPLITSLRNQITVPQEIIVVDSESTDGTAQLAHDLGCTVLPIHRCNFNHGGTRNLASLHAQGDILVFMTQDALPVDSFFLQHLLDPILSGKAVASYARQVAYPNASAGEKFARDFNYPPVSQLRTRASNESMGLGAYFFSNVSSAIRKDVFMDVGMFADDVIMNEDMLMCAKLLEAEHAVVYTADARVYHSHDYSLLQTFQRYFDIGVFFSRHFDLPGLATNGRGAAYTRELLAHMLKQGEMYAFFHAIGQTCAKFAGFTLGKLEKFIPLRIKKHLSMHVGFWQTNPSRKMADLR; this is translated from the coding sequence ATGTCCATAAATATTTCTGTCATCATACCTAGTTTGAATGCGACGAGGGTGCTTAAACCACTCATCACATCCTTGCGCAATCAAATTACTGTTCCTCAAGAAATTATCGTTGTTGATTCGGAATCAACCGACGGTACAGCTCAACTAGCGCATGACTTGGGTTGTACGGTTTTGCCAATTCACCGGTGCAATTTCAACCATGGCGGCACACGTAACCTAGCCTCTCTTCATGCACAAGGTGATATCCTCGTTTTCATGACTCAGGATGCATTGCCGGTGGATTCTTTTTTCCTGCAACATTTGCTTGATCCGATCCTGTCGGGTAAGGCAGTAGCAAGCTATGCGCGGCAGGTGGCATATCCGAACGCTTCCGCGGGCGAGAAGTTTGCGAGAGATTTTAACTACCCACCTGTGAGCCAGCTACGGACGCGTGCAAGCAATGAGTCTATGGGTCTAGGGGCCTATTTTTTTTCCAACGTGTCTTCGGCAATAAGGAAAGATGTATTCATGGATGTGGGCATGTTTGCTGATGATGTGATCATGAATGAAGACATGCTCATGTGCGCGAAGCTTTTGGAGGCAGAGCACGCGGTCGTATATACCGCAGATGCGAGGGTTTATCACTCGCATGACTATTCTTTGCTGCAGACATTTCAACGATATTTCGACATTGGTGTCTTTTTTTCCAGACATTTTGACCTTCCAGGTCTGGCTACCAACGGACGCGGCGCTGCATATACTCGAGAACTGCTTGCCCACATGCTTAAGCAAGGTGAGATGTATGCTTTTTTTCATGCGATTGGACAGACATGCGCAAAATTTGCAGGCTTTACTCTTGGCAAATTGGAAAAATTCATTCCCTTGCGTATAAAAAAACACCTCAGTATGCACGTAGGATTTTGGCAAACGAATCCGTCTCGCAAGATGGCTGACCTTCGATGA
- a CDS encoding glycosyltransferase family 2 protein, producing MSQMALLLATYNGSLYLGGLLDSVLSQTLSPIIIARDDGSSDNTPRILASRADQLLLLSDRLGNVGILENFNILAQTTDAAYVAFADQDDIWESDKLAVQMELMVRMEKQYGSDMPILIHSDLSVCDSHLRLVDASLWKYQRLNPHVQSFRRLLVQNNVTGCAMLINKALKDLAFPVPQAAVMHDWWLALVASAVGKIGFVSRPLVRYRQHDANQLGAVRSDLKGAIKRLNNTNPQSSLCAAQRQAQAFCECFNTRQDMVDALKLADIYAKIHEKSYAQRLLSLYKYGFWKQDLLRNIGLLLYI from the coding sequence ATGTCTCAAATGGCGTTGCTTTTGGCGACTTATAATGGTTCTCTGTACTTGGGCGGTCTTCTTGATTCAGTTTTGTCTCAGACACTTTCTCCAATAATCATTGCCCGTGATGATGGTTCTAGCGATAATACTCCGCGAATTCTCGCCTCTCGTGCAGATCAATTGCTTCTCTTGAGTGATCGTTTGGGAAACGTCGGGATATTAGAAAATTTCAACATTCTCGCACAAACAACCGACGCTGCTTACGTGGCCTTTGCAGATCAAGATGACATCTGGGAGTCTGACAAGCTTGCCGTCCAAATGGAACTCATGGTCCGGATGGAGAAGCAGTATGGCTCTGATATGCCTATTCTCATCCATAGTGATTTATCCGTTTGTGATTCACATCTACGCCTTGTTGATGCCTCTCTATGGAAGTATCAACGTCTTAATCCTCATGTTCAGAGTTTTCGTCGTCTTCTTGTGCAAAATAATGTCACCGGGTGTGCAATGCTTATCAACAAGGCGCTTAAAGATTTGGCTTTTCCTGTGCCCCAAGCTGCAGTTATGCATGATTGGTGGCTCGCGCTTGTGGCATCAGCTGTTGGAAAAATTGGGTTCGTATCACGTCCGTTGGTTCGTTACAGGCAGCACGATGCAAATCAACTAGGAGCTGTCCGCAGCGATTTGAAAGGTGCCATAAAAAGATTGAATAATACGAATCCTCAAAGTTCTTTGTGCGCAGCCCAACGACAGGCGCAGGCATTTTGCGAGTGTTTCAACACGAGACAAGATATGGTGGACGCTCTTAAGCTGGCAGATATTTATGCGAAAATCCATGAAAAATCTTATGCTCAGAGGTTATTATCGCTTTATAAATATGGGTTTTGGAAGCAAGATCTGTTAAGAAATATCGGCCTCTTGCTTTACATTTAA